In Desulfoferula mesophila, the genomic window ACGGAGAAGAGCGGGGCTCCTATCGACAAGCGGCTGGCCGGCCTTTCCCTGGCCGCCCTGGGGGTGGTCTTCGGGGACATCGCCACCAGCCCCATATACGCCATCAGGGAATGCTTTCACGGCGAATATGGAATCGCGGTCACCCAGGCCAACGTGATGGGCATCCTGTCGTTGATGTTCTGGTCCCTCATCCTGATCGTGGGTTTCAAATACCTCACCTTCGTTTTTAGGGCGGACAACCATGGAGAAGGGGGCGTCATAGCCCTTACCGCCCTGATCCGCGGGCCCCAGGGCGCCGATGATACCAGGGAGCGGGCGCCGGTGATCGGCCTGGGACTGTTCGCGGCCTGCCTCCTGTTCGGCGACGGAATGATCACCCCCTCCATCTCCGTTTTGAGCGCGGTGGAGGGCATCGGCATAGCCACCCCGATCTTTGATCCCTACGTGATCCCTTGCACCATAGCCATTCTGATCGGCCTGTTTGTGATCCAGCGTCACGGGACAGCCCGAGTGGGTGGCCTTTTCGGGCCGGTAATCCTGACCTGGCTTTGTTTTTTGGCGGTAACTGGTGCGGCGCAGGTGGTGCGGGCCCCGCAGGTGCTGGCCGCCGTTGCGCCTTGGTACGCGGTCAAATTCCTGTTCCTCAACCAGGTTCAGGGATTCGTGGTCTTGGGCGCGGTCTTCCTGGTGGTCACGGGAACGGAGGCGCTGTACGCCGACATGGGACATTTCGGCACCAGGCCCATTCGCCTGACCTGGTTTTTCCTGGTGCTGCCCGCCCTGCTGCTGAACTATTTCGGCCAAGGCGCCCTTCTGATGAGCCATCCAGAATTGTCAGCCCACCCCTTTTACGCCATGGTGCCTTCCTGGGCCATGATTCCCACCGTGGTCTTGACCGCCCTGGCCACCATCATCGCTTCCCAGGCGGTAATCAGCGGCGCCTTTTCCCTGACCCGTCAAGCCATCCAGCAGGGATACCTGCCTCGCTTGGAAATCAGCCACACCTCCCCCACTCAGTCCGGCCAGATATACATAGCCCCCATCAACTGGATGCTCATGGTATGCACGGTGGCCCTGGTAGCCGGTTTTCAATCCTCCAGCAAGCTGGCCGCCGCATACGGAGTGGCCGTGACCTCCACCATGATCATCACCAGCATCCTGTTTTTTGTCGTGGCGCGCAAACGCTGGCACTGGACTCTGGTCGGGGCCCTATCTTTGAGCAGTCTTTTCCTGCTGGTGGATGTACCCTTCTTTCTTGCCAACCTAAGCAAGATTTTGCACGGCGCCTGGTTCCCGATTTTCATCGGGGCCATATTCTTCCTAGTGATGCAAACCTGGGCCAAGGGACGCCGGATCCTAGCCGAACAGTTGCGCAGGATCATGCCGCCGGTTCATCAATACATCGTGGACATAATCAGCCATCCCCCGCATAAGGTCGAAGGGGACGCGGTCTTTCTGAGCGGAACCCGCAACGCGGTGCCGGTGGCCCTGGCCAAAAACGTGCAGCACAACCACGTCACGCACAATCGAACAATCCTGCTGCATTTCAAGGAGGAAGACGTCCCCTGGGTTCCCAATCGCGAGAAGGTCCAAACCGAAAATTTGGGCGGAGGATTTCATCGCATCACCGCCCGGTACGGGTTCATGGAAGACCCCACCCTGAAAAACGTGCTTTCCCTGGCCCGAGAGCAAGGCCTGGAGTTAAAGCCGGAAACCACAAGCTTTTTCATTGGGAGGGAAAACCTGGTTTTGGCTGACAAGCCCGCCATGGCCCGTTGGCGCGCCGTTCTTTTCATCTTTTTGTCCCGCAACGCCGCCAACCCCACTTCGTTTTTCAATCTTCCCCCTGACCGGGTGATAGAGGTGGGCGTACGGCTGCTCGTCTGAAGCTGCCCCGGCCCTTAAATTTGCGGGTCGATTATCGACGCCCCAAAAGCCGCCATGCCGCAGTCCCCTCATAACCGCGGACAGCCACGGACCCGCTGAAGGCGGAGGAAAGGATGGAACCTGAGGATTCGCGAAAAAGGCAACTAATGGTCAACGAAAAGGGGCTGGCCAACCCGGCCGGCCCCTTGATTTTCTGCACGCCAGGAGAGACTCGAACCCCCGATCGGTGGCTTATAAGTTTCAACACATGAATTATTATTCTTGTAAGTTAGTACGGTTGGGGATGCATATAGGTGCAGATTCACGCACCCGGCAATCTCAATCCGCACCCTATATGCACCCGGCCCAAAGCCGTCGTCTTTTCTGTTTTTGGAAAAATTAAGGGAGGGATTACAAGAAAAAATCTTTGTAGGGCATCCCTACTTCAACTTGTAGCCGACTACATTCATCCGACCACATGTCCGACGTTTTGCAACTGCAGTTGCAATATACCCTGTAACTAGGCATTGACCCCCCATTTTTTACTTGCCCGACTAACGGTTACCGGCCATCCTCACCCTCCCTATCTTGGCTCAAAATCCTAATTTCTAAATCTGGATTGGTTTAAACCAACTTCATTCCCCAACGCTCTGACAACGTACAGGATCAGCCGCAGCCGGCCTAGCCATTTCATCTGTATGCCTGCACGGCGATGCGCGACAGGGACTGGCGGGAAGACCTACCATGGGGAAAAGCCCGTTGATGAAACTAGGTAATTCATGGCTCGCCCAAGGAAGTCAAGACGGTAGCCTCGAACATTTTCCTGCTCACCCACCATGCGGAGAAAGCCGACAACGCCAGGGCAAAGCCAATAGATACCCCGCAAGTCGACCAGGAGAAGACCACCGGGAGCTTGACCGTCATTCCCCCGGCGGCTGGGTTGTGGGAGGCCACCCCGGCGGGCAGAGGATTCAGGTCCCAAGGCAGGCTGTTGCCGATTCCCAATTCGCCAACGCCCCAGGCGCTGAGCCAGCCCACCACCACTCCAAGGACCACCCCGCCCAGGCCAAGCAGCATCGACTCGGTCGCCAGGGCCCACACCACCTCTCGCCTACGCCAGCCAAGGGCCTTCATGATGCCCACTTCGCCGCGTCTCTCAGTCAGGGCGCCCTTTAGCAATCTCAAATAGAGCACCCCGGTGAAGGCCAGGGCCAGGAACCCCATTAAGCTGGCGAACCTCCCCGAAATCAGGCTGAAGCCCTGCATCATTTTGCCGATGCTGTCGGTCGAGGTCATGACCGCGCCGGGCAGGATCCGGCCCAGTTCCTTGGCCGCAGCCTCGGCATCCGCCCCCGCCTTGAGCCGCAGGAAAACCAGGTTGCAGGCCTCGTGGGGCAGACCGGCCAGGGAGCGGGCATCGGCAAGGGAGATGAAGGCATTGCCTACGGCCAAGGCGCCCCCCGCCCGGAGCCGCACGATGCCGCGTATGGTGAAGGAGCGCCCTCCCAGTGGCCATACATCCCCGATCTTCTTGGCGTGTAATTTAGCGAAGTGCTCCTCCAGGAGCAGGTCTCCCTGGTTGCGCAAAGGGTCTCCCCGGACCAACCAATCCAGCACCGTGGCCGCGCCCCGGCGGGGCCCCTCTGGGTCGAACCCCAAGGCCACCACAAATCCGGAAGGAGAACGATCCCACAGCAGCAGGGCGGGGCTGAGCGAACCCACGCTGCGGAGATTTCTGACCCGCTCCACCTGAGCGGGGCTCAGGACGGAGTTTCCGGGCGGCAGGCTTATGCCCGGAGCCGCACCCGCCTTTCGGGGTGGCCCGGGCTTCTGCACGATAGCATCGCTTTTAAGTTCCGCCAGGGGTTGGCGCACCAGGCTGGCATAACCCTGGGAAAGGGAGATCATGGCCACGTACATGGCGATGCCCAGAGCCAGGCCGGCCGCCGCCCCCAAGGAGCGCCCCGGCCTGGCGACGATATCCCGCCAGGCCAGGGGAATAGTGATGGAGAGGTTCATGGTTTTCCTGCCTTGGCGCCCGAAGGGGAGGCCAGGGTGCCCAGCAGGCGGTCCAGGTCCGCGAGGCTCCATTGACCCTGGAACTGGTAGGGCCCGTAGCCGTTGGGGAAGCCCACGAAGGTCACCTTGCGCCCCTGGACCTGCCAGGTGGAGGAATCATTTATAAAGACAAGCAGGGGGATGTGCCCCGCCAGGCCTTTCCGGCGCATGAAATCCTGTCCGGAAGCGGTTTCAAAGTCGTGCCAGGAGGCCGAGGCGGCCAAGGAGTGCCGGGCCAGGATTTCCTTGAGGCTTTTGATAACCGGCTGCATGGGGCCGTGGTTCATGAATAGTACGTCCACCTTGACCACCGGGCGGGCCTGGGCCATTGGAGGCGCGGTCAGGCCCAACACCAGGAACAGGCCCAGCGCCATCCACCAGAGCGTCATCTTTTTCATTGGCTAACCTCCCCATCATGCATGTGCCAGGTTTCATCAGCCCTCGCCGCCAAGCCCCGGTCGTGAGTGACCATGAGCAAGGCCATGGATTGCTCCAGGTTGAGCTCGAATAGCAGGTCCAGGATCTCGCCCCCGGTCTGGGAATCCAGGTTGCCGGTGGGCTCGTCGCAGAAGAGCACCCGAGGCCGGTTGACCAGGGCCCGGGCGATGGCCACCCTCTGCCTTTCCCCGCCGGAGAGCTTGGCGGGTAGATGTTCGCGCCGCGCCGCCAGCCCCACCTGCGACAAAAGCTCCAAGGCCCGAGCCTGACGCTCCCTTTTAGGCACTCCGGTGGGATAGAGGGGAAAGGCCACGTTTTCAAGGGCCGAAAGGGTGGGTATCAAGTAGAAGGCCTGGAAAACGAACCCCACCTTGTGCCGCCGCAATAGGCACAGTTCGTCCTCGCTCAGCGGGCTCAGGGCTTGTCCGTCTAGAAACACCTCTCCCCGACTCGGCCTCTCGAGGCCGGCCAGCAGGGACAGCAGGGTGCTTTTGCCCGATCCGGAGGGGCCGAGCAGGGCCACGGTTCTGCCGGCGGGAAGTTGCAGGCTGGCGTTGCGCACCACTTCAAGGCCGTCGAAGTCTTTCCACAATTGCGTGGCAATCAATATGTCATTAGGCATGACTAAGAGCCTCCGATGGTTTCAGTCTGGCGACGGCGCGTACCGCCATCCAGGCCGCCATGCTTCCCAACAAGAGGGTTGCGGCCAGGGCCAGGAGAAAGTAAACGGGGTCCAAAACCGGTTGCAGGTGAACCTCGCGAAAGAGTTGCGCTCCCCCGCCGGGGAGGAAATGGGGCCGAGGGGAAAGGTCCCAGGGCAGCGGTATGGGGATGGTGATCCATGAGGCCAGCCAGGCTCCGGCCAGGGCGGCCACTATGCCCGCCAGGCCGCCCGCCAGGGTCTGGACCAGGGTCTCGGCGGTGAGCTGGCGCAAAATATCGCCCCTTGTCCAGCCCACGGCCTTCATAATCGCCACTTCCGCCTTGCGCTCGCGCAGGTTGGCGGCGGCGGTGCGCATCACCAGCAAGGCGGTGGCCAGAAGGCTCAAAACCGCCGCCACCAGGCCGAAACGGTCGGTGGCCGCCAGGAGCCCGCCTATGGCCCGTTGAAAGGACTCTGGCCCGGTCACGGTCACCTTTTTGCCCAGAAAGGCCTTGATGCCATGGGAAACTTGGGGAATTTTATCCCGGACCACCGAGATAAATATCAGGTTGACATCGGCCTCGCCCAAGTGATGAACCGCGGTGACTCCCGGCGAGGCGGCGGCCAGGGCCCTGGCTTCGGCCAGGGGCATATAGACTTGGGCGGCGGTCAACTGGCTCAGACGGGAGGAGTCCACCAGGCCGACCACGGTGAACTCCCGGCCATGTAGATCCAACTGGTCGCCGGACTTCAGCTTTAGCTCTCTGGCATAAGCCGTTTCCAGCACCACCTGCCGGCGGTCGCCCGGTTGCAGGAAGCGTCCCTGGGTCAGCACCTTGCCCAGCAAGGAGAAACCCGCGGGGGCGGCGGGATCGAAACCGGCCACGATGCGGAAGGTGTCAGGAGCGAAATCCCAAAACAGCAGGGCCGAGCTCACGGAGATCACCCCCGGCAGACGTTTTACCGACTGCACTTCGCTCCCGCTTATGGGGGCCAACGAGCAGGGCAGCACCGGCCCCTTCATCTCCTGGGGCACATCGCCCGCCCGCTGCAGGGTGAGGCTGGCCCCCACGTCATTCAGCGGGGCGCGGAAGGCGGCCTGAAACGCCCCGCTGAGCAGAGTCAATACCAGGAAAAATCCCACCGCCAGGGCGACCAGGGACACGTTGACCCCGGTTCGCCGCCGGCGAAGCAATAGTTCACGCCATACGTACGCCCATTGAGGCATGCTGCTCTCCAGCGCCGGGCCGCGCCAAATGACGCGGTAAACCCACCGCGGGGTCCCGGCTGTCTTGCGGCCAACGGTCTTACTTGCGTCTATATTCCCCGCGCGACGGGAAGCGTGACGCACTACACCGCGGCCTTATCGTCTTGAAAGATTGGTCGAGCGACTAGGCGGGTTGGCGATCTAAATCAAAAAGGTGTGGGTTCGCAGCCGAATGGGTACCGGATCGACGCGCTCGCCTCGATAGGGCGTGTAACAAGCGGCCGCCGGAGTGGGCTCCAACGAGACGGGCGCCGGCAGTTTGAGGCCGATGGCCGGACCAGGCAGACCCGGCGAGGCAGGCAACAGGAATTTGGGAGATAGAATGGCCGTCGCCATCCGTCCTTTTTCGTGATGCGAGGCGTACCGACCGACCGCGCCCGTCTGCCCATCCTGGAACGAGGCATGGTTGCAGCAGGTGTGAGCCGCGCTCTCCTGGACATGGTTTTGCTGGTGATTAAAGAAATGACAAGCTGAGGGGTGGTTGCGCAGGGGGCAATGGGGGCTGGTCACGTAACATTCGGGCAGGGGGAAAACCACCCACGCCAGCAAGGTCATAATCAAACCCAACTGTTTGACTATCTTTGCCATGGATTATTGTTATAACCACCAGGCAGGTTCGTCAAGTGTAGTCTTACAGCTCCATTTGCCATCAAAATGGTAATGATCCTGGTTATGATTTTAGGCCCATCGCGATCAGGGGTATGGGTTCGGGAGGCAAAGATCCTTTTGGCAAAGGGCCAGACGGTGGGGCAAGCCAAATCAAAGTAGGCTTTGCAGAGATCTTGAGGGCGATCGATCTTCCAGTTAAACATGTGACAAGCAGCTTTAACAGTCAAATAGCGCAGTTTGATTAACCAGTTAATTCTTTTTCAATTTTTATTGTCTATCCTTACCCGCTCGGCCCGCCGTTTCCCGATGAGCTTCAGCACCGATCACGCCCTGGCCAACGTCGTTCATCACCTTGGAGGTGATCAGGGTCACGCCCTCCGGGCCCCAGGTGGCCAGGTCGGTCAAACGGGCGGAGGCCACCGCAGCCAGCTCCTCCACCACCCGGTTAGCCGTGACCTGGGTGCGCTGGGCCCGGGCGTCCCGGCCCGCCTGAACGACTTTCGCAATGTTGGGTTTTGTTAGGTTCTCGGCCCCGATGAACCTGGCCGCCTTCTCGGAGTAGCCCGCTCGGATCGCCGCGTGGGTGTCAAGACATACACCTGATAACCCTCGCACTCAGGACGATCATTCGACTACCCCTAACACCTACCCCTCCCCGGCCGGGATCGTCAATCCTGGAATAGAAATTGGCCCTTGAGTCCCGCAGTTCAGATGCTTTCTGCGGGCTGTCCAGATTAGCTTTTATATCCTCTTATGATTTTGTTAGGCGGGAGTGAATTAAAGGTGTAGCCGATTACCTTCATTTGACGGCGTGTCCATATTTTTGCATTTGCAGGGGCAAGGTGTAAATGGCGGTCCAAAAGCGAGACGATTTTAGTGGCGGTTGAAAACCGTGACACATTGATTCAGTTTTCTTCAGGTGTTTTGGTGCGATGGAGGCCATGGTGGCTTCCAGGCCAGGACTCTCTGGAGGAGCGGAAGGGGTGTACACGGACATGGATCAATGGGCCCGGATCAGACTTGAGTTGCGCGATGGCCAGGCGAGCAAGCGCGAGTTAATGCGTAGAGAGGGCATCCATTGGGATACCCTGCAAAAGATTCAGAATTTTCCCGAGCCTCCCGGATACCGGCTCAGCACCCCCCGAGCCAAGCCCAAGCTTGGCCCCTACCTTGAGTTGATCGCCCGGATCATAAAAGAGGACAAAAAGGTTCCCAAGAAGCAAAGGCACACGGCCACGCGCATATATCACCGCATCAAGGAGGCGGGTTATCAGGGCAAGTACACCCAGGTAAAGGAGGCGGTGCGCGCAATCAAGCGCGTGAGCCAGGAGGTGTACATGCCCCTGGTCCATCGTCCCGGCGAGGCGCAGGTGGACTTTGGCTATGCCCTGGCCAAGGTTTCCGGGGAGCTTCGCAAGATAGCGCTTTTTATCATGGCCTTGCCGTACTCCGATGCCTTTTTCGTGGCGGCCTTCGACAAGGAGTGCAGCGAGAGCTACTGGGAAGGGCATGCCAGGGCGTTCGAGTTTTTCGGTGGGGTGCCCCACCGGATCAGTTACGACAATAGCAAGGTCCTGGTTTCCAAGATCATAGGGCCTCATGAGCGCAAGCTGACCGATGGTTTTCTCAAGCTGCAGAGCCATTACCTTTTTCGGGAGCATTTTTGTCGGGTGCGGCGTCCAAACGAGAAGGGCGTGGTGGAAGGGGTGGTCAAGTACGCCCGGCAGAATTTTTTGGTGCCAGTGCCCCAGGTGAAGGACCTGGCCGAGCTCAATGCCATGCTTTTAAGGCAGTGCCGCGACGACATGAAGCGCCGTTTGCGTGGCAAGGGCGGTAGCAAGGCCGAGGTTTTGCAGGAAGACCAGACAGCCTTTGTCCCCCTGCCTCCCTCCCGCTTCGATGCCTGCCGCAAACAGCCTACCCGGGCCAATTCATTGTCCCTGGTCCGCTTCGACGACAATGACTACTCGGTGCCGGTGGCTTGTGCCCACCATGAAATTGTGGCCAAGGGCTATGTGGATCGGGTGGTGCTCTGCCACCATGACGTGGTGGTGGCCCGCCACTCCCGATCCTGGGGCAAGGAAGGGGTGTTTTTCGACTACCGGCATTATCTGCCCTTGCTGGAGCGCAAGCCTGGCTCCCTGGACCACGCCCGCCCCCTGGCTGACCTAGATCTGTCTGAGTGCTTTGAGGTCTTGAGGCGGCGGCTGGTGGCCGGGGAAGACATGCCTGGCCAGGGCACCCGTAAATACATAAAGGTCCTACGTTTGCTGGAGGACCACTCCATGGCCAGACTGAAGCGGGCGGTGGAGCAGGCATTGTACGCGGGAGCCTA contains:
- a CDS encoding terminase small subunit — protein: MRGLSGVCLDTHAAIRAGYSEKAARFIGAENLTKPNIAKVVQAGRDARAQRTQVTANRVVEELAAVASARLTDLATWGPEGVTLITSKVMNDVGQGVIGAEAHRETAGRAGKDRQ
- a CDS encoding ABC transporter permease, with the protein product MNLSITIPLAWRDIVARPGRSLGAAAGLALGIAMYVAMISLSQGYASLVRQPLAELKSDAIVQKPGPPRKAGAAPGISLPPGNSVLSPAQVERVRNLRSVGSLSPALLLWDRSPSGFVVALGFDPEGPRRGAATVLDWLVRGDPLRNQGDLLLEEHFAKLHAKKIGDVWPLGGRSFTIRGIVRLRAGGALAVGNAFISLADARSLAGLPHEACNLVFLRLKAGADAEAAAKELGRILPGAVMTSTDSIGKMMQGFSLISGRFASLMGFLALAFTGVLYLRLLKGALTERRGEVGIMKALGWRRREVVWALATESMLLGLGGVVLGVVVGWLSAWGVGELGIGNSLPWDLNPLPAGVASHNPAAGGMTVKLPVVFSWSTCGVSIGFALALSAFSAWWVSRKMFEATVLTSLGEP
- a CDS encoding ABC transporter ATP-binding protein; amino-acid sequence: MPNDILIATQLWKDFDGLEVVRNASLQLPAGRTVALLGPSGSGKSTLLSLLAGLERPSRGEVFLDGQALSPLSEDELCLLRRHKVGFVFQAFYLIPTLSALENVAFPLYPTGVPKRERQARALELLSQVGLAARREHLPAKLSGGERQRVAIARALVNRPRVLFCDEPTGNLDSQTGGEILDLLFELNLEQSMALLMVTHDRGLAARADETWHMHDGEVSQ
- a CDS encoding ABC transporter permease encodes the protein MPQWAYVWRELLLRRRRTGVNVSLVALAVGFFLVLTLLSGAFQAAFRAPLNDVGASLTLQRAGDVPQEMKGPVLPCSLAPISGSEVQSVKRLPGVISVSSALLFWDFAPDTFRIVAGFDPAAPAGFSLLGKVLTQGRFLQPGDRRQVVLETAYARELKLKSGDQLDLHGREFTVVGLVDSSRLSQLTAAQVYMPLAEARALAAASPGVTAVHHLGEADVNLIFISVVRDKIPQVSHGIKAFLGKKVTVTGPESFQRAIGGLLAATDRFGLVAAVLSLLATALLVMRTAAANLRERKAEVAIMKAVGWTRGDILRQLTAETLVQTLAGGLAGIVAALAGAWLASWITIPIPLPWDLSPRPHFLPGGGAQLFREVHLQPVLDPVYFLLALAATLLLGSMAAWMAVRAVARLKPSEALSHA
- a CDS encoding potassium transporter Kup, with amino-acid sequence MPAAKHNSIPTAPGSPPPTEKSGAPIDKRLAGLSLAALGVVFGDIATSPIYAIRECFHGEYGIAVTQANVMGILSLMFWSLILIVGFKYLTFVFRADNHGEGGVIALTALIRGPQGADDTRERAPVIGLGLFAACLLFGDGMITPSISVLSAVEGIGIATPIFDPYVIPCTIAILIGLFVIQRHGTARVGGLFGPVILTWLCFLAVTGAAQVVRAPQVLAAVAPWYAVKFLFLNQVQGFVVLGAVFLVVTGTEALYADMGHFGTRPIRLTWFFLVLPALLLNYFGQGALLMSHPELSAHPFYAMVPSWAMIPTVVLTALATIIASQAVISGAFSLTRQAIQQGYLPRLEISHTSPTQSGQIYIAPINWMLMVCTVALVAGFQSSSKLAAAYGVAVTSTMIITSILFFVVARKRWHWTLVGALSLSSLFLLVDVPFFLANLSKILHGAWFPIFIGAIFFLVMQTWAKGRRILAEQLRRIMPPVHQYIVDIISHPPHKVEGDAVFLSGTRNAVPVALAKNVQHNHVTHNRTILLHFKEEDVPWVPNREKVQTENLGGGFHRITARYGFMEDPTLKNVLSLAREQGLELKPETTSFFIGRENLVLADKPAMARWRAVLFIFLSRNAANPTSFFNLPPDRVIEVGVRLLV
- the istA gene encoding IS21 family transposase — translated: MDQWARIRLELRDGQASKRELMRREGIHWDTLQKIQNFPEPPGYRLSTPRAKPKLGPYLELIARIIKEDKKVPKKQRHTATRIYHRIKEAGYQGKYTQVKEAVRAIKRVSQEVYMPLVHRPGEAQVDFGYALAKVSGELRKIALFIMALPYSDAFFVAAFDKECSESYWEGHARAFEFFGGVPHRISYDNSKVLVSKIIGPHERKLTDGFLKLQSHYLFREHFCRVRRPNEKGVVEGVVKYARQNFLVPVPQVKDLAELNAMLLRQCRDDMKRRLRGKGGSKAEVLQEDQTAFVPLPPSRFDACRKQPTRANSLSLVRFDDNDYSVPVACAHHEIVAKGYVDRVVLCHHDVVVARHSRSWGKEGVFFDYRHYLPLLERKPGSLDHARPLADLDLSECFEVLRRRLVAGEDMPGQGTRKYIKVLRLLEDHSMARLKRAVEQALYAGAYAPEAIVHLLEPPSSGPAATFLLDGREHLGRVSVAGPDITVYDSLLAQGGALS